Below is a genomic region from Longimicrobium sp..
AGATTGTCACTCCGGGACAGGTTGCGCGCAGCGTGGTTAAAACATACGTTTTCAGCCGTTGTCCGGCGAGGAAATTGCCTCCGCCGGCAGCCGAGGCGGCGGAATGGCCGGCGCCCATGGACCCACACCGGATGGCGAGAGATGCGGAAGATCAAGCTGGAGATGGAGACCCTCGAGGTGCAGAGCTTCGCGATTCCGGCGGCGAGCGCCGCGCGCGGCACCGTGGCGGCCCACGCCGGCACGCAGGCCGGCCCCAACTGCGGCTCGGCCTACGATGCCTGCCAGACGGGCCTCTGCACCCCGAATTGCGATCCGACCTACAGCCCTGAGGCCTGCCCCACCCAGTATCCGCAGTACTGCTGACGGATCGATCGCGCTGAATCCCGGCGCGGAGCAGTGGTCGGATGACGAGAAGCCCGCCTTCGCAACGCGAAGGCGGGCTTTGTTCAATGCAGCGGCGGCTTCGCGCCGGGCTGGATGGTGCGGTAGCGCGCGGCGCAGCTCGCCCCGGTGCCCGGCGAGTCAGCCCGACGGCGGGGTGAGGATCTCCAGCAGCTCCTCGAGCTCGGCGCGGAGCGAGCGCACGAAGCTGCGCTCCAGCGCCTGGGCGGCCACGTCGGCGGCGGCGCCCTCCTGCTTCAGCTCCTCGATGCGCGCGCGGGCGCCCTCGATGGTGTAGCGCTCGTCGCGGACCAGGTGCTGGATCAGCGCGATCAGCTCCATGTCGCGCTGGCGGTAGACGCGGTTGCCGGCGCGGTTCTTCGGCGGGCTGAGCGCCGCGAACTGCGTCTCCCAGTAGCGCAGCACGTGCGGCTTCAGGTCGA
It encodes:
- a CDS encoding MerR family transcriptional regulator, with product MTDPIAQREYYSIGEVCDLVDLKPHVLRYWETQFAALSPPKNRAGNRVYRQRDMELIALIQHLVRDERYTIEGARARIEELKQEGAAADVAAQALERSFVRSLRAELEELLEILTPPSG